From the Scophthalmus maximus strain ysfricsl-2021 chromosome 11, ASM2237912v1, whole genome shotgun sequence genome, one window contains:
- the lrrc51 gene encoding leucine rich repeat containing 51 isoform X1 codes for MNFGVRRSRISTDSQQATNVHQLVLSYITLWVLKMFGAPVDLSFNDIGNLEDAWTEEPRSGLRPIKRTSESKYQSHCLRLNNNNIVELHGLQKTIKYFLAEPLQLAWLDLSFNKITHIDPILSELRELHVLYLHGNGIYIPSEVERLGVLPHLHTITLHGNIIEADKNYRNHVITTLPRLKTMDFSAVTRQERIMANLWHQSNSRSRRGKKPAQ; via the exons ATGAATTTCGGTGTGCGCCGGTCGAGAATTTCAACAGATTCCCAGCAAGCCACAAACGTACA CCAGCTGGTGTTAAGTTACATTACACTGTGG GTGTTGAAAATGTTCGGAGCTCCAGTGGATTTATCTTTTAATGATATCGGCAATTTGGAAG ATGCCTGGACAGAAGAACCCAGGAGTGGTCTGCGGCCCATCAAGAGAACTTCAGAGTCAAAGTACCAAAGCCACTGCCTGCGtcttaataacaacaacattgttgAACTTCATGGCCTCCAGAAGACTATTAAATACTTCCTGGCTGAGCCATTACAGCTTGCCTGGCTCGACCTTTCATTCAACAAAATCACTCACATAGACCCT aTTTTGAGTGAGCTGCGTGAACTGCACGTGTTGTATCTTCACGGTAACGGCATTTATATTCCGTCAGAGGTAGAGAGACTGGGAGTGCTGCCACATCTACACACCATCACTCTACACGGAAATATCATAGAAGCCGACAAAAATTACAG GAATCACGTGATTACTACTCTGCCTCGGTTGAAGACCATGGACTTCAGTGCTGTGACACGGCAGGAGCGAATCATGGCAAACCTCTGGCATCAGAGCAACAGCCGCAGCAGACGTGGCAAGAAACCTGCCCAGTGA
- the lrrc51 gene encoding leucine rich repeat containing 51 isoform X2, with product MNFGVRRSRISTDSQQATNVLKMFGAPVDLSFNDIGNLEDAWTEEPRSGLRPIKRTSESKYQSHCLRLNNNNIVELHGLQKTIKYFLAEPLQLAWLDLSFNKITHIDPILSELRELHVLYLHGNGIYIPSEVERLGVLPHLHTITLHGNIIEADKNYRNHVITTLPRLKTMDFSAVTRQERIMANLWHQSNSRSRRGKKPAQ from the exons ATGAATTTCGGTGTGCGCCGGTCGAGAATTTCAACAGATTCCCAGCAAGCCACAAAC GTGTTGAAAATGTTCGGAGCTCCAGTGGATTTATCTTTTAATGATATCGGCAATTTGGAAG ATGCCTGGACAGAAGAACCCAGGAGTGGTCTGCGGCCCATCAAGAGAACTTCAGAGTCAAAGTACCAAAGCCACTGCCTGCGtcttaataacaacaacattgttgAACTTCATGGCCTCCAGAAGACTATTAAATACTTCCTGGCTGAGCCATTACAGCTTGCCTGGCTCGACCTTTCATTCAACAAAATCACTCACATAGACCCT aTTTTGAGTGAGCTGCGTGAACTGCACGTGTTGTATCTTCACGGTAACGGCATTTATATTCCGTCAGAGGTAGAGAGACTGGGAGTGCTGCCACATCTACACACCATCACTCTACACGGAAATATCATAGAAGCCGACAAAAATTACAG GAATCACGTGATTACTACTCTGCCTCGGTTGAAGACCATGGACTTCAGTGCTGTGACACGGCAGGAGCGAATCATGGCAAACCTCTGGCATCAGAGCAACAGCCGCAGCAGACGTGGCAAGAAACCTGCCCAGTGA
- the lrrc51 gene encoding leucine rich repeat containing 51 isoform X3, with protein sequence MFGAPVDLSFNDIGNLEDAWTEEPRSGLRPIKRTSESKYQSHCLRLNNNNIVELHGLQKTIKYFLAEPLQLAWLDLSFNKITHIDPILSELRELHVLYLHGNGIYIPSEVERLGVLPHLHTITLHGNIIEADKNYRNHVITTLPRLKTMDFSAVTRQERIMANLWHQSNSRSRRGKKPAQ encoded by the exons ATGTTCGGAGCTCCAGTGGATTTATCTTTTAATGATATCGGCAATTTGGAAG ATGCCTGGACAGAAGAACCCAGGAGTGGTCTGCGGCCCATCAAGAGAACTTCAGAGTCAAAGTACCAAAGCCACTGCCTGCGtcttaataacaacaacattgttgAACTTCATGGCCTCCAGAAGACTATTAAATACTTCCTGGCTGAGCCATTACAGCTTGCCTGGCTCGACCTTTCATTCAACAAAATCACTCACATAGACCCT aTTTTGAGTGAGCTGCGTGAACTGCACGTGTTGTATCTTCACGGTAACGGCATTTATATTCCGTCAGAGGTAGAGAGACTGGGAGTGCTGCCACATCTACACACCATCACTCTACACGGAAATATCATAGAAGCCGACAAAAATTACAG GAATCACGTGATTACTACTCTGCCTCGGTTGAAGACCATGGACTTCAGTGCTGTGACACGGCAGGAGCGAATCATGGCAAACCTCTGGCATCAGAGCAACAGCCGCAGCAGACGTGGCAAGAAACCTGCCCAGTGA
- the lamtor1 gene encoding ragulator complex protein LAMTOR1 has protein sequence MGCCYSSESENTEQDPERKRLIPNPNPVSKPPNGTDWITTSVPSARTDEQALLTSILHKTAQNIIDVSAADSVMMEQHEYMDKARQYSTKLAMSNSLSQKKALTLPSLTSQPHQVLASDLVPYSDVQQVSKIAAYAYSAISQIKVDAKEELVVQFAIP, from the exons ATGGGTTGCTGTTACAGCAGCGAGAGCGAGAACACGGAGCAG GACCCCGAACGTAAAAGGCTGATCCCCAACCCCAACCCTGTCAGCAAACCCCCAAATGGAACGGACTGGATCACTACCAGTGTCCCCTCAGCGCGGACAGATGAGCAGGCCCTTCTTACATCCATCCTCCACAAGACGGCACA GAACATCATTGATGTCTCAGCAGCTGACTCCGTCATGATGGAGCAGCACGAATACATGGACAAAGCTCGGCAATACAG tacaAAGCTGGCCATGAGCAACAGTCTGTCCCAGAAGAAAGCCCTcactctcccctccctcaccagcCAGCCCCACCAAGTTCTTGCAAGTGACCTGGTGCCATACTCAGATGTTCAGCAG GTGTCCAAGATAGCAGCCTATGCTTACAGTGCAATCTCTCAAATCAAGGTGGACGCTAAAGAAGAGCTGGTGGTCCAGTTTGCCATTCCCTGA
- the sfrp2l gene encoding secreted frizzled-related protein 2-like produces MTVFLLGLAVLLGASRAADTVVPAQLGPPPLGFSSSVRSVCKPMPSTLSLCHGIGYRHMRVPNLLGHDSLREAQQQSVAWLPLVSKLCHRDTKKFLCSLFAPVCLPELSGPVSPCRSLCEAVRDGCVPVMSAFGFPWPEMFNCTRFPRGTELCIPATGEQEGRTAEEVKHEEALKGSVICDACSLAAEGETDIQENFCHSPYAFKMRLGSVSTVGGDRQLVPTARSRILRWAGGGAERAEGVGGAMAHSALWLQEGGTCTCPGLDSAGTNEDQGLEEEHVEKGQAKGGKEGNGAQGGWYLALAQAEEGRLVLTRLVRWTRGDKELKKFIRALLKQPCPVL; encoded by the exons ATGACCGTGTTTCTGCTCGGCCTCGCTGTGCTGCTCGGAGCTTCGCGCGCCGCTGACACCGTGGTCCCGGCGCAGCTCGGGCCGCCGCCGCTCGGGTTCAGCTCCTCGGTGCGCTCGGTGTGCAAACCCATGCCGAGCACCCTGTCTCTGTGCCACGGGATCGGCTACAGGCACATGCGTGTGCCCAACTTGCTCGGCCACGATTCGCTGAGGGAGGCCCAGCAGCAGTCGGTGGCCTGGCTGCCCCTCGTCTCCAAGCTGTGCCACCGGGACACCAAGAAGTTCCTGTGCTCGCTGTTCGCCCCGGTGTGCCTGCCGGAGCTCAGCGGGCCGGTCAGCCCCTGCAGGAGCCTGTGCGAGGCCGTGCGGGACGGGTGCGTCCCCGTGATGAGCGCGTTCGGGTTCCCGTGGCCCGAGATGTTTAACTGCACCCGGTTCCCGCGCGGGACCGAGCTGTGCATCCCGGCGACCGGGGAGCAGGAAGGGCGGACGGCGGAGGAGGTGAAGCACGAGGAGGCGCTGAAAG GGAGTGTTATCTGTGATGCCTGCAGTCTGGCTGCAGAAGGAGAGACTGACATCCAGGAAAACTTCTGCCACAGTCCATATG CATTTAAGATGCGTCTGGGCAGTGTGTCGACGGTGGGTGGGGACCGTCAACTGGTGCCTACGGCCCGCAGCCGCATCCTGAGGTGGGCAGGGGGAGGTGCAGAGAGGGCAGAAGGGGTCGGAGGAGCAATGGCGCACAGTGCTTTGTGGCTGCAAGAAGGAGGCACCTGTACTTGTCCCGGGTTAGATTCAGCAGGCACAAATGAAGACCAAGGGTTAGAGGAGGAACACGTGGAAAAGGGACAGGCTaaaggaggaaaggaaggaaatggGGCCCAGGGTGGATGGTACCTGGCCCTGGCTCAGGCCGAAGAAGGACGGCTGGTGCTGACTCGGCTGGTAAGGTGGACCAGAGGGGACAAGGAGTTGAAGAAGTTCATCAGAGCTCTCCTTAAACAGCCCTGTCCAGTGCTGTAG